From one Triticum aestivum cultivar Chinese Spring chromosome 4B, IWGSC CS RefSeq v2.1, whole genome shotgun sequence genomic stretch:
- the LOC123092973 gene encoding GDP-mannose transporter GONST3 isoform X1: MAPARVGRFQMSNLSEPSKEDGSIEKTGAWNNTWSTLLRHASVYGVAAGYCLSASLLSIINKWAIMKFPYPGALTALQYLTSVAGVLLCGQLKLIEPDRLNLRTMWKFLPAAVMFYISIFTNSELLMHANVDTFIVFRSAVPIFVAIGETLYLHQPCPSFKTWLSLSTILGGSVIYVFTDNQFTLTAYSWAIAYLASMSIDFVYIKHVVMTIGLNTWGLVLYNNLEALLLFPLELLIMGEFNQMKVDSSKMTTNWLSFDVVLPVALSCLFGLSISFFGFSCRRAISATGFTVLGIVNKLLTVVINLLIWDKHASLVGTIGLLICMSGGVLYQQSATKPKVPKIEPKEEDDEEGQNLLQIQPGHESNPSQKHSS; encoded by the exons ATGGCTCCTGCTCGGGTTGGCCGGTTCCAG ATGTCTAATCTCTCAGAGCCCTCAAAAGAAGATGGTTCAATCGAGAAAACTGGAGCTTGGAATAACACATGGAGCACTCTTCTGCGCCATGCTTCGGTCTATGGTGTGGCTGCTGGTTATTGTCTGTCAGCATCTCTGCTCTCCATTATCAACAAATGGGCAATCATGAAGTTTCCCTACCCTGGAGCACTGACAGCTTTACAGTACCTCACTAGTGTTGCTGGAGTTCTCCTGTGTGGACAGCTAAAGCTTATTGAGCCAGATAGGCTGAATTTGAGGACCATGTGGAAGTTCCTACCTGCTGCTGTTATGTTCTACATCTCAATCTTCACAAACAGCGAGCTCCTGATGCATGCCAATGTGGACACTTTCATCGTGTTTCGGTCTGCTGTGCCGATATTTGTGGCCATTGGGGAGACACTTTACCTCCACCAACCATGCCCATCATTCAAGACATGGCTCTCACTCTCCACTATACTTGGTGGAAGTGTGATATATGTTTTCACTGATAACCAGTTCACCCTGACTGCTTACAGCTGGGCGATAGCCTATCTAGCGAGCATGTCTATTGATTTCGTGTACATCAAGCACGTTGTCATGACCATCGGGTTGAACACATGGGGTCTTGTGCTCTACAACAACCTTGAGGCTCTGCTGTTGTTTCCCCTTGAGCTCCTTATAATGGGAGAGTTTAATCAGATGAAGGTGGACAGCTCCAAGATGACAACAAACTGGCTATCGTTCGACGTGGTCCTTCCTGTTGCTCTGTCATGCCTGTTCGGGTTATCTATATCCTTCTTTGGATTTTCCTGCAGACGGGCCATCTCTGCTACTGGATTTACGGTGCTCGGTATAGTGAACAAGCTCCTGACCGTCGTGATCAATCTGCTTATCTGGGACAAGCATGCGTCCCTTGTGGGGACAATTGGGCTTTTGATATGCATGTCTGGTGGTGTTCTCTACCAGCAATCGGCCACAAAGCCCAAGGTGCCCAAGATCGAGCcaaaggaagaggacgatgaagagggGCAGAATTTGCTGCAGATTCAGCCCGGGCATGAGAGCAACCCAAGTCAAAAGCATTCCTCATAA
- the LOC123092973 gene encoding GDP-mannose transporter GONST3 isoform X2, protein MSNLSEPSKEDGSIEKTGAWNNTWSTLLRHASVYGVAAGYCLSASLLSIINKWAIMKFPYPGALTALQYLTSVAGVLLCGQLKLIEPDRLNLRTMWKFLPAAVMFYISIFTNSELLMHANVDTFIVFRSAVPIFVAIGETLYLHQPCPSFKTWLSLSTILGGSVIYVFTDNQFTLTAYSWAIAYLASMSIDFVYIKHVVMTIGLNTWGLVLYNNLEALLLFPLELLIMGEFNQMKVDSSKMTTNWLSFDVVLPVALSCLFGLSISFFGFSCRRAISATGFTVLGIVNKLLTVVINLLIWDKHASLVGTIGLLICMSGGVLYQQSATKPKVPKIEPKEEDDEEGQNLLQIQPGHESNPSQKHSS, encoded by the coding sequence ATGTCTAATCTCTCAGAGCCCTCAAAAGAAGATGGTTCAATCGAGAAAACTGGAGCTTGGAATAACACATGGAGCACTCTTCTGCGCCATGCTTCGGTCTATGGTGTGGCTGCTGGTTATTGTCTGTCAGCATCTCTGCTCTCCATTATCAACAAATGGGCAATCATGAAGTTTCCCTACCCTGGAGCACTGACAGCTTTACAGTACCTCACTAGTGTTGCTGGAGTTCTCCTGTGTGGACAGCTAAAGCTTATTGAGCCAGATAGGCTGAATTTGAGGACCATGTGGAAGTTCCTACCTGCTGCTGTTATGTTCTACATCTCAATCTTCACAAACAGCGAGCTCCTGATGCATGCCAATGTGGACACTTTCATCGTGTTTCGGTCTGCTGTGCCGATATTTGTGGCCATTGGGGAGACACTTTACCTCCACCAACCATGCCCATCATTCAAGACATGGCTCTCACTCTCCACTATACTTGGTGGAAGTGTGATATATGTTTTCACTGATAACCAGTTCACCCTGACTGCTTACAGCTGGGCGATAGCCTATCTAGCGAGCATGTCTATTGATTTCGTGTACATCAAGCACGTTGTCATGACCATCGGGTTGAACACATGGGGTCTTGTGCTCTACAACAACCTTGAGGCTCTGCTGTTGTTTCCCCTTGAGCTCCTTATAATGGGAGAGTTTAATCAGATGAAGGTGGACAGCTCCAAGATGACAACAAACTGGCTATCGTTCGACGTGGTCCTTCCTGTTGCTCTGTCATGCCTGTTCGGGTTATCTATATCCTTCTTTGGATTTTCCTGCAGACGGGCCATCTCTGCTACTGGATTTACGGTGCTCGGTATAGTGAACAAGCTCCTGACCGTCGTGATCAATCTGCTTATCTGGGACAAGCATGCGTCCCTTGTGGGGACAATTGGGCTTTTGATATGCATGTCTGGTGGTGTTCTCTACCAGCAATCGGCCACAAAGCCCAAGGTGCCCAAGATCGAGCcaaaggaagaggacgatgaagagggGCAGAATTTGCTGCAGATTCAGCCCGGGCATGAGAGCAACCCAAGTCAAAAGCATTCCTCATAA
- the LOC123092974 gene encoding mitotic checkpoint protein BUB3.2: MSDAPGAAASAMGSGRELANPPSDGISNLRFSNHSDHLLVSSWDKTVRLYDAEANLLKGEFAHPGPVLDCCFHDDSSGFSAGADHTVRRLSFTSSKEDVLGRHDAPVRCVEYSYAAGQVITGSWDKTIKCWDPRGVSGPERTLVGTYAQPERVYSMSLVGNTPSVPKWSRLVVATAGRHVSIYDLRNMSQPEQKRESSLKYQTRCVRCFPNGTGYALSSVEGRVSMEFFDLSESAQSKKYAFKCHRKSESGRDTVYPVNAIAFHPIYGTFATGGHDGFVNVWDGTNKKRLYQYSKYASSIAALSFSKDGHLLAVASSYGYEEGEKPHEPDAIFIRGVNEVEVKPKPKALAAPQ; encoded by the exons ATGAGTGACGCACCCGGCGCAGCAGCCTCAGCTATGGGCAGCGGCAGGGAGCTCGCCAACCCGCCGTCGGACGGCATCTCCAACCTCCGCTTCTCCAACCACAGCGACCACCTCCTCGTTTCCTCCTGGGACAAG ACGGTTCGGCTGTACGACGCCGAGGCGAACCTGCTCAAAGGGGAGTTCGCGCACCCCGGGCCTGTGCTCGACTGCTGCTTCCACGACGACTCCTCCGGGTTTAGCGCTGGCGCCGACCACACCGTTCGGAG ATTATCATTTACTTCGTCAAAGGAGGATGTTCTGGGGCGTCATGATGCTCCAGTTCGCTGTGTGGAGTACTCTTATGCTGCAG GCCAAGTCATAACTGGCAGCTGGGACAAGACAATTAAATGCTGGGATCCCAGAGGAGTTAGCGGACCAGAGCGTACACTTGTTGGGACATATGCTCAACCAGAGCGTGTATATTCTATGTCACTGGtaggaaatactccctccgttcctaaat ggagtaggttggtTGTTGCAACAGCAGGAAGACATGTCAGTATTTATGATTTGCGCAATATGTCTCAACCTGAGCAAAAAAGGGAATCCTCTTTGAAATATCAAACACGCTGTGTCCGATGTTTCCCCAATGGAACAG GGTATGCTCTAAGTTCTGTCGAAGGACGAGTCTCTATGGAGTTCTTTGACCTTTCCGAGTCTGCACAATCTAAAAA GTATGCTTTCAAGTGTCACCGGAAATCTGAATCTGGCAGGGACACTGTTTATCCTGTCAATGCCATTGCATTCCACCCAAT ATACGGCACATTTGCCACTGGAGGCCATGATGGATTTGTGAATGTGTGGGATGGCACAAACAAGAAGAGATTGTATCAG TATTCAAAGTACGCGTCAAGCATTGCTGCTCTGTCGTTCAGCAAGGATGGGCATCTGCTTGCTGTGGCATCAAGCTATGGTTACGAAGAGGGAGAGAAACC CCACGAGCCTGATGCAATATTTATCCGTGGGGTGAATGAAGTGGAGGTTAAGCCGAAGCCCAAGGCATTGGCCGCACCCCAGTAG